agttaaagtccccctaaacaactaccctgttactctcgctccagTCCAGAATTGTGtttgttatcctttcctctacatctctgggactttTCAGAGGCCTAAAGAAAACTCCCAGGGTGACCTTTtccttcctgtttctaacctcagcccatatttCCTCAATAAACGAGTCCTCATCGAATGTCCTTTCTGCTACTGTAATTGtattcttgactaacaatgtcacatctccccctctttcaccatcttctctgttcttactgaaacatctaaaccccagaacctgcaacaaccattccagtccctgctctatccatgtctccgaaatggcggCAACATCGAActtccaggtaccaacccatgctgcaagttcatccaacttattccagatgctcctaaTGTTGAAGTAGACACTCTTCAAACCACCTTCCAGCCTGGAGGAACACtcctgcgaccttgaaaccttattcatgacctcactactctcaacctcctgtacactggagctacagttcaggttcccatcccctgctgaattagtttaaactctcctgaagagcattagcaaattccaccccccccccccccacggatattggtacccctctggttcaggtgtagaccatcccatTTGTAGGTGCCCCACCAaccccagaatgagccctaattatccaggtatctgaaactCTCCCTGCTGCAACATCcctgtgttcaactcctctctctccctagcACGAGGCACAGGTaataaaccagagacaacaactctgtttgctgTAGCTCTAAGTTTCCACCCTAGCTTCCTGAATTTTTCCCTTACATCCCCAACCctattcctatgtcattggtgcctacgTGGATcatgatctggggctgctccccctccgccttaaggatcccaaaatcACAATCCGAGGCAGCACACACCCTAGCATCTGGGAGGAAACACATCAACCACGAGTCTCTCTccttcccacagaatctcctatccGTCCCCCTAActtggagtccccaatgactaatactCCACTCCTCTACCCCCTTCCCTTCttagcaacagggacagactttgtgccagagacctgtatcccatggcttacccctggttAATTATACCTCCCCAACAGTATATTTGTTTGGGCGTGGGTGGGGAGAGAATCGGCTACAGGGGATCACTGCACTGATTGCTTCTTATCCTTCTAACAGTCACCCAACTATCTTCATTTCTAGGAGTAACTGCCTCCTTGTAGCTCttacttatttttaaacattttttaaggCAGATGTAGATAGAGCCTTGATTACCAAGGGAGTAAAAGATTATTGGAGATAAGCAGATAAACAATGATTTTTTTGAATAACTGAGTGGCCAACTCTTGCTCCTgattcataaagtcatacagcatggaaacaggccctttgggtcaAGCCAACCAGATCCTCCAATCAGACcttctcccatttgccagcatttgacccatgtctctctgaACCCATCCTAGTCATATCCccttccaggtgccttttaaatgtcttaattgtactcacctctgtcacttcgtctggcagttcactccatatatgtaacaccttctgtgtgaaaatgttgccccttaggtcccttttaaatccctttcaccttaaacctatgccctctactttggCCTTGCAAACACATGTAAATCATGTACCTCAGAATCCCCCCACCAACAACTTACTGTATTTGTTTGAATGGGTTTCTTGAAAGGGTGACACAAGTAGATTCTGCTGTAATTTCGGAAATGAATGGGATTTTATACTTGACATGGATAAACTTCCGGGGAAATGAAGGAAAGAGCTGAAGAGTATGGCTAATTGGGTAAGCTCTTTCAAAAATCCGATGTAAACATTTCTGCTACTCATATCTTGCTGAATCATATCTAAAATAGTGAAGCATATGCACTGAAATATTACAAAAAAGAACACATGGAACAGCACAGACCCAAACATCAGCTTCACTGATTCCAAGGCGAGGTGAAATTTATTAACTTTTTCAGTTAGGTATGTTGTGCATCATGGTGACTAAAAGTAAATGGAAAAAGTACCAAAGTACTTACATTTCCATAGTTGCTTTCACAAGCAATTAAATAAATTCTCAGTAACATGGCAGTAGGATCTGCATATTTGAATGAGGTAATGAACAGATAGTCTAAATTAGTGAGGCCATTGATTGATGAATAAATATTGACCTGAAGAATCTGCTGTATCCATGGCCCACTCAAGCTCCAGATGTACAAGTACCCTGTTTCAGCGTGGACCCAATGCATGAATAAAGAGTCAGTCTATGGTCATAGTGCTCAGACATCAGTTGGGAATCGAGATGGTGACATGCCTGCTTGCTTTTGTGAATGGggcagtgtgggtttcctccaggtgccccagtttcctcccacattccaaagacctgcaggttagatggaatggccatgctaaactgcccagtaTCTAGTGGTGTGTAgactaagtggattggccatgggaaatatagggttacagggCTAGGGTAAGGGGTAATGttcttgggagggtcagtgtggacttgatgggctgaatggcctgcttccactgtagggattctataattctaattGAAACACCCACAAAATGATAAGGGAACTGTCCACTTGTTCTTGCTAATCTTTCTATTAACAGCTACAGAAACAGAACATTTTTCCTTTACTTGCTGTACCCAAATTAGAAAAACACCTTTCCCTGTAGTGCAATAAGTGAAAACAGTTCACTGGCTGTAAGGAGTTTTGAGACTCCTTCAGCAGAAGACAAATGATAACTGTTTAGTCAGAGCTGTGATTTGTCATGATATATGTGAAACTCTCGGtgtttgcagtattcagtgtctGGCCCAACTAAGctgcagaaggaggtcattgaATGAAAGCTAGCCACCGGGAGTTCAGCAAAACTGGGACTTCGTACTGAGGAGAAATGGTCAACACAACTTCTTAGCATTGAAGCTCGTCCCATTGGTTGTTCTTTCAGCATGGCATTGATAATATCGCCTGCCTACAGCACTTTGATGTGATTACACAGCTGACCTTGCCATGTTGTTACTCTCAAGGGAAAGAAAGTGCCAAATGTCATCAGCTCACAACAGTTCAAAATGTTATCCACAATGACAGATACTGCAGGAGGCAGTTTCTTAAATATTAGTTTAAAACGATTGACATCAGCAAAGCGCAAAATAATTTCAACAAATCTTTCAGCCTCAAATTCCATTCCTTTCAAATTGATTCAAACGCAGGACAATGCTGGTTTATTTATACATGTCAGAAATTTTACAAAGACaaatttagggaaagaaactcaATTAAAAATTTCCTATGATGGCAATTACAGAGAATGCACATGTGGGAAACAGGTCGATGTCTCTATACACTTAGGATATTGTGGGGCTTAGAGTAGATTGACAGAAACTGAAGCTGTAAAGCCCTAATGTTTGATTTTAATCTCTGTCTGTCATTTGTCCTGAAACCAAGAATGGTGCTTGAAATGGCAAGGACACTCGTTATTCTCTGGGGATATTCCACTTGAGCACATTTTGACAATTTAGGTCTTTTGACTTTGACTGCAAATGGGCCGTCTTATGAACGAGAAGTCATACAGCAGAGTTATTTCAGGGAAGCAAAAAATGTTCCTACTCAAAAATACTTGAGTCAGTGCAAGTAGAGATAGTCAATTTCAGCTAGCAGGCAATGATGTTACCACAGACACCAGCTTCCCTGGTGCTTGGGGTGCTGGTGGGGGTGGGCAGTGTTCGATTAACCATTATTTTGGACCCCATTCCGATGTTAGCCAATAACAACATGGCAGTCTGAAGGGAAATTGCCTACATTTGGCTAGGTGGCAATCACAACTCAGATTAAGAATGATTACTTGGGCATGTAACTGGAGAGTGATAGTCCCTGGAAAGCCACTCCTGAGCACTAGTTCAGGGGGAAGGAAAACCCTGGAGGCAGTGGCAGCAGGAGGGAAGTAACTTGCTGAAAAGATCCAGATGAATGTATAAATCTTTATCTGATTGGAGACCTGTAGATTTTATCCAATCTACTATCCAGTCTGAACAAAAACACCATGACAGATAGTCAGTAGACTAATACTTTAGATGTGAAACTGGCAATAAGGTAAACTTGACAATGGTGGGCTGGCAGCCTGTTTTTCACTTTGCCTGATTTGCATCAATGTTAATGGATAGAGTAAATTAGGGCTTGGGCCTTGATGTTATTGCCAAAGGTCAACAGCACCCACTATATTTGCATATCATTAACTCAGCAGAAAGATCCATGTTAGGGCTTTcctcatcatttttaaaaatgaaacatcaAAAGAGAGAATTCTTCCATATAATATTACAACGTTGTTCATTTAGTATGTGATTGTTGTTGCTTATTCCACACTATTTGGAGGAATTAGCATACTGCTGATCCAACATATAGTGACAGAGAATTTTGAAAACATATTCATTTTTCTGATTTCTCATATAGTAAAATTGCACATTTTGAGTGGACATTACTAGATTGAAACCAATGGATAAAGTAAAGCCCAGCACTTAAAATGAATCATTATGATCTGAGAACACCTACCTCGCTTGACTGTCAAATGTATATGATAATAGTGAACTAGAAAGAAAGCACAGCAATTGTGGTTAAGTGACAATTcccacactgtgccaccatatGCATTATATATGCCCTGAGCAAGTTGCACTTCTTTTATAATAAACTGGCAATATGTTGAAAGTTCCAGTTTTCACTTCCTGCGATAACATTGTCTTGCCTCAGATTCATCTCAGTTGTTACAGTTAAAGAAGCAGCAATGGTGCCCATTCTCAACGGAGCACAGAGTGCAACTTACTGAAGATCAGATTTCAGAAACATGCCTCAAGTGCTCTCAGGTTAAACAAAGTAAACAACAGCCAGTCACTTGCCTTTGATGGCCGTAAAAGTTGCAGTGAACAGCAATACTGCAAGAAAGTCTATACCCTAAAAAAATCCATTACTTGATTGCTTTTCCTGAAGCACCAAAATTTGAAGCAGGATTCTGACTATCCATAACTTAGGCAATAGTCTCGTCAGTGTTGGTCTCTGCAGTGTTGGAGATAGATAATGGTAATGACAATTATCATaaggagaaagggaaagagaggtaTAACTGAAGATCATTCAGTAAGCAGCACTTCCAACCAGTGTTTCATTCTCCAGTCTTACAAAGGATCTTCTCACGGGAAAACGAAGCACCTGCCCTGACCTTAGCTCGGTCTGGAGCAAATCTTCATATTAAAAAATGCACCTTTTCATAAATATGCAGAGGAGGCCTCCGATTCCTGTCAGAGTGACTAAGGCTAGTAACCGGACCGCTAAGAAGTCCAGCGAGTCTTCAAGCTGAGAGTGCAGTTTGCAAACCTGCCGGTAAGTACTGGCACTGTCACCAGAGTTATCAATCACATGGTTTGCCAGTTTCCGCTTCTGCTCCAATGGCATTTGCGCACCAATGCGGCGCTCTGCCTCCGCCTGCGTCAAATGATTTCGTTTCATCAACCGGGTCAGCTGGCTCTGAGGGTCACTACGACACAATAAACAAAGCAGTTAACCAAATGTCACAAGCATAGCCATACTGACACAAGACAGCACCAAAGGGGCTAGGCAATTGGATTTTGTTTTACTTTACAAGGAACAAGATGCTATGATCTGGAAGGTTAAGCTACAATTCCCACACTATGCCACTATAGGCATAGCCTGAAAGCACTTTCAGTAATAACTTTCAAACATCAAGTGGATAGATACTTGAAAAGAATTGCAAGACTATGGAAAAGAACAGGAGGAAGTGGCAATACTGCTTTACAAAGAGATACAATTATAAAGCACAGATACAACAGGTTAAGTTGCCACGTTTTGCACTGTATTATTCTACAAATTACTCATCACTTTTGATTTTGTTATCTGAGTCAATCAACAAGTAATTTGAGTGGTGTGGTACTAAGCTATATCAAGCAGGAAAAAACAAGTCTCGTTCCCGGTCTGTGTTGTGTGATCTGAGCAAAAACTAATAGTTGAAGCATTTAGTTAAGAAAAGGGAAAGATTAAGATTTAGACAGGTTTCCTATTCCCACTTGTTTTGTATCATCCCCAATTTTCAATGACCCATCCTGTAAAGGGTTTTGTGCAATATTTTTAATGCATTAAAGACCAGCTGACACGTACTCCCTGGGAATGGAGAATAGTGTTCAGGCTACAATGCCTCATAGAACCTTCATACTGACCCCAAAATATGACCCCCAATAGTTTGCTTTTAAAATAGCCAATGTATTGGACACCTTTTTAAATATCAATTTCAactaggggagatgtcagagacaaAGTATAGAATGTTCATAGTTCTTTGGCATATAGACTACTGAGTATGATCAATGACAATACTAGTAGGTTTAAGCAGATTTACATCAACTTACCAATAAACAACAACTGTATGCTTCATAAACCTGAGCAATTTGTTAGTCTCAAACAAGAGTGGAACATCAAGGATAACATACCGGTATCCTGCAGATAAAAAAAATGGTTACACTACTATTTTGTATGCTCACTCCTGTACTATGCCAGGCAAAATGAATCAGTTTTTAGCCTGTGCAGTCTCAGACACCATTGTCTATCAACAGATTACAATTTAAGACAGAAAATCCAAACAGAATGGTAGATTGATGAGGAGACTCAGCAGCACTGTGGCCTTTTTGCCACTTTCACCAGTTTGAATCAAGACTGCGGCCTCAACTTTGCATTCAAGAACATGTGCAATACCCTTTGAGTTGCTTCTTAATCAAGTATCCATCTACCTCTGGATTAAAAATATTATATGATCTATCTTTCACCATTCTCTGAGGAACGAGAGTTCCACAGACTCTCGGAAAAAAATTTTCATCTCTTTCTTCAATAGGAGACCTATTTTCCTTTTAAACTCCCCCCTATTCTAGATCTCCACAAGGAAAACATCCTTTCAGATTTAAAATATCCCCAGCATCTTCTGTGTTTCAATAAGGCcagctttcattcttctaaactccaatggttAAAAACTAAGCTCATCTAAACTTTCCTCTTAAATAATCccctcattccaggaatcagtcgaATGAACTTCTGAAAAGTTTCTGTTGCAATTATGCCCTTTtttaaataaggagacaaaaactgtgCACATTGTTCAGGCTTGGTTTCACCAATATCATGTAAAACTGTCGTAAAacatccctatttttatactccattccccttGGAAGGGGCGttttgccttcttaatcactAGCTGTACCTACATACTAATGCTGAGAAATTCATGTACCAAACATAtagatccctcagtacctcagagttctacaatttaaataatatgctgcatttttattcttcttgACAAAGTATGCAAGTTCACATCTTCTGACATTGTATTTCATGTGCCCAAACTTTCAGCTATTCTCAATGTATTCTCAACACTTAGCAGACTCACAACTTAATCTCCTACGCATCTTGATGTCTTCAGCAAATTGAGCTACCATATAGTTCCTTCAACCCAGTCACTGGCATCAATTGTAAATagttcgggtaaaaaatgaggtctgcagatgttggagatcacagttgaaaatgtgttgctggttaaagcacagcaggttaggcagcatccaaggaataggaaattcgacgtttcgggcataagcccttcatcaggaaacctgatgaagggcttatgcccgaaacgtcgaatttcctattccttggatgctgcctaacctgctgtgctttaaccagcaacacattttcaacatcaattgtaaatagttgaggtcgcagtactgatccctatggcAGTTCATTTATTACATCTTGCTAACCTAAATATGACACATCTGTACAGACTTTTCTTCCTGCCTGATCCAGATTGCCAATGATTTCCTGCAAGCCCAAACATCCCAAATTCCTTTACCTATCTCTGTAGCATTAGTCGTCAGCACGTTCAGCCGTTATCTGAAAATTTGATGACTCAAGACCACCTAGGAACAGAGGTttcagtggcacggtggcttagtgatcagcactgctgcctcacaatgccagggaaccaggttcaattccagccttaggtgactgtctgtgagaggTTTGTACATTGTTCTGTTTGCCAAAtgatccagtttcttcccacagtccaaaggtaagcaggttaggtggattggccatgctaaatggcccatagtcaCCAAGGTTCTGCAGGCTAAATGGATTAACCATGAGAAGTGCTATTGGGTTATGAGAATAGGGTGGGagggctgggtctggatgggatgctcttcatagGGTTAGTacagccttgatgggctgaatggtgtccttctgtactgtagggattctgggaCCAATCCGGATCCCAGGAAGTCTCACAGCTTCAGGTTAAGCATGGGCAAGGAGACTTCTGATTATCAGGTACTGTCCTCCCTCTGCTGGGGAATCGGATAGGCGATGgcttagtggcattatcactagattattaatccagaaagtcagataatgttctggggcccaggtttgaatcccactatggcagagtgtggaatttgaattcaataaaaaaaaactggaattaagaatccactAATCACCATGAAATCACTGTCAATAGTCAAAAAAAACCtcatctggctcattaatgtccttcaggaaaagcAATttgccctccttacctggtctggcctacatgtgactccagacccacagcgatgtggttgactctcaactgccctctgaaatggcctagcaagccattcagcaaTACCAATTGCTGCAatgtttcaaagaaatgaaactcatAGGATCACCTGGCATTGATCTCGGCAGTGGAAAACACAATGGCAGAAACTGTCCTGTCAACCCTACAAAGTCCTCCTTATTAACATCTAGAGCTAGTGCTAAAATTGGGAGAGATTTCTCACAAGCAACAGCATGACATTGTCCATAAGGCATGATTCCGTGACTATGACtgtgtcccagacaccaccactGCTATCCCTGGTCAAGGacaggcaggacagacccagcagtggGGGTGCCACAGTGGCATACAGTTGGGAGGAAGTTGCTcagggagtcctcaacattgactttggaCCCCATGACATCtcgtggcttcaggttaaacacaaGCAAGGAAATTTCCTGATTACtacataccatcctccctcagctgatgaatcggtGTGCCTCCATGTTGATcaacacttggaagaagcactgaggatgacaaggacacaaaatgtactctggatgggggatttcaatgttcaccactaaGAGTGGCTCAGTACCCATATTACTGATCAAGCCTAAAGTacacagctgctagactgggtctgtggcaggtggtgagagaaccaacaagagggaaaaacattcttGACCTCGTCCTTACCAATCCGCcagctgcagaagcatctgtTCATGACAATATCGGTAGGAGTGACCACCGCActatccttgtggagacaaagtcccgccttcacattgagaatagtttcttatgttgtgtggcactatcactggactaaatgaaacaaactttgaacatatatagcaaatcaagactgggcatccaggaCGCACagtggaccatcaacagcagcacaattgtactccagcataatcttcAGCCTCATGGCCTGGTTAACACCTCAATCATTACCATCTattcaggggatcaaccctggttcaatggagagtgcaggagggcatgccaggaacagcaccaggtgTACCTAAAGATcaggtgtcaatctggtgaagctaccaaaaaGGACTATCTACAtgacaaacagcataagcagcaagtggtagagctaagtgatcccacagccaacagatcagatccaaactttgcagtcctgctacatccaaTTGTGAATGGTGGTAGACCATTAAACTCATTGGAgggggggattcaagatggcggcaatcTGAATAGATCAGCCTTGCTAAGCTCTGCACCCAACCAAGACAGTAATTTTTTTACCCCCACCttagttttttttgaaaaaaattattgTTAAATGGTAATACAACCACTTAAATCCTTTTCTGAGCATGTGAAACTGACTAAGGGGAAGCAAACACTCAACACTCGAGACACTCGCCAAAAACAGGGAGCAGGCCAGAGACTGCAACTGGGGAAGCAGCTACAGCTCCCTCAGCAGCTGTGAAAGAAATTCCTGCCCAGCAGAACATTGTGGAAGAACCCGCAGCTATCCGACAGCTGATCCGGGAGATGAAGGAAGAAACTCGTAATCGACTGGAGCCCACCTTAGCCATACTGCAAAAGCATGAGAAGGAGTTGGAAGGGCTCAGGATGGGAGTTGAAGAGGTTGAGTGGTAGACCACAGCATCAGAGACAGAGGTCAATTCCTCAGCAGGGCGGATCCAAGCCCTTCAGAAACAGGTTTGGGCCCTGACTGAGCAAATAGATGACCTGGAAAATTGAGGTAGGAGAAAGAAAATCTGGATCGTTGGCCTGTTGGAGGGAGTAGAAGGTGGGCTGCCAGCAAGTTATTTTGAAGACTGATTGCCACAATTTCACGGATGGGACGCCGAGACAGACCGGGTGAAGGCTGACAGAGCTCACCGGGTTGCAGTGCGCAGATCCGGT
Above is a window of Hemiscyllium ocellatum isolate sHemOce1 chromosome 32, sHemOce1.pat.X.cur, whole genome shotgun sequence DNA encoding:
- the dcakd gene encoding dephospho-CoA kinase domain-containing protein; this translates as MFLVGLTGGIASGKSTVAAVFRELGCPVVDADQIARQIVELDSPAYWAIVRSFGEEILLEDRQINREKLGNIIFSDVAKRQLLNSITHPAIHKAMLKQIFKYFIQGYRYVILDVPLLFETNKLLRFMKHTVVVYCDPQSQLTRLMKRNHLTQAEAERRIGAQMPLEQKRKLANHVIDNSGDSASTYRQVCKLHSQLEDSLDFLAVRLLALVTLTGIGGLLCIFMKRCIF